The Xiphophorus maculatus strain JP 163 A chromosome 5, X_maculatus-5.0-male, whole genome shotgun sequence nucleotide sequence ACTGtgttgaacattaaaaaaacataattgtaaaagttaaaacaatgctttcaagtatttgttttctttaacagatCGAAGTTTTAAATCCTGATGAGAGTCCAGCGAAAGGTGTGGCTGTGGTAGTTGATCCTGGGTCAGTTAGTGGTTTAACTGGAGCCAGTGGATTAGCGAGGCTTACCATCAATACAGTGGCAAGCTCCGATCCCCTACTTATTACAGTAAGTCATTTGGACCCTTCATGTCTAATAGCTCTTCTGTAGTGTAAAGGTGGAATTGACCTACTTggcttttggctttttttgtgaaataatttcctgatttccatgtatttttccttttttttaataaattcttaGTCAACTCTTTCGTGTATTTTTAACTACTTgaaaaaatacaaccaaacttcatctctttttttgtttttaagacagCAGCTGCTGTGAAGTCTTTTCAGAATCTATAGGTGAATgctaaaaaatgttgttcttttaggACATGATGTTACTCCTCTCGAGTTTAATCAAGGCTTAACGCAGTTCTTGGTTTCTACAGCCATTTATTGTGGACACGTCTTACAAAGTCCCCAAAAATGCCCtcagaactaaaaacaaaaggtaacaCAAACCCAAATCAGTTCACAATAAATTGactatttacataaataaaagatacaaataaacaaaaccgtACCTCATTAGCCGCATTGACTCCAGaggaataaagtttaatttctagCGATCAGCTTCTTGAGCTTGAATGCCCCATGTGGCTCTAAGTGGGCCAGCTAATGCTTCCCCGGGCAACACATGGTTcgtggaacaaaataaaagttcccCCCACATTTGAATGTACACTTAACCAAACTTAATGAGCATCAACACAAATTTACTAAAATTACCACACATATTAAacttaatgtttaatattaaacaaactttaactACTGCCACCTTAAACCAaacatcaaaaaacaataaatcagatgCAGTTGTCTTGACAACAGCTACACATGAGCCAACTGAAGGTATGCCAGTGACTTAAAGTGCATTGATGTGGTGATAGTTGCTTTAAATTCCTCCATGACCCAAAGCTGTAGGACAGACAGATCTCTGCCttgctgcatttgggtccatGGTCACTACTACATCATGATAGTCAcccatttattttatatttttgtggagcaaaagctgcaataaatgtagttttctctctgttttgtttttttttttttctgcggGTGAGAGGGGTTTGGGGGATTAGGTGAAAATGAGGAAGAATGCAACAGAATCAAATGTAAGTCATGTCTATGAACAATCAATATCAATTGACTCAACTAGAGTCAACTAGAGAGAGCTGAGATGAGTGCACATTCAAATTTTCATGTGCATAAATGGAGGGTTTTTGGCTGGTCAAACACCCCTCACTTAAGATGTAAAAGACTTGtagtaaatcaatcaatcaaattttatttgtatagcacatttcagcagcaaagcatttcaaagtgctttacatcattacaaacacagaaacacaatgcaacatagaatcaatcattaagtcaagttccatcaataaatttgtaattgattacatttcaaatacaatcgtaaacaggtgggtttttagtcgagatttaaaagaagtcagtgtttcagctgttttacagttttctggaagtttgttccaaatttgtggtgcatagatgctgaaagatgcttctcctcatttggttctggttctggggatgcagagcagaaccagaactggaagacctgagaggtctggaaggttgatacaacaacagcagatctttaatgtattgcgGTGCTAgaccgttcagtgatttgtaaactaacaacagtattataaagtctattctttgagctacagggagccagtgtagggactttaaaactggtgttatgtgctctatcttcctggttttagtgagaacgcgagcagcagcattctggatcagctgcagctgtttgattgatttgttggtcagacctgtgaagacgctgttgcaataatcaatgcgactaaagatgaacgcatggatgagtttctctagatctggctgagacattagtcctttaatcctggaaatgttcttcaggtgatagaaggccgacttttaGTAAAGACAGCGAAACAAGTATATAACAAGCATAGCTGTGCCAATATTCACAGAAACCAGTTTCTTCTGCCCTATTTCATAATATCACAGATTTAGTCtgtcaattacttttttttttcctttctttaaatgCTTGTTTAATTTTAGGCAAGGACAAATGTTCCTCAAATCCCTTATGAAAGACAAGCATCAGTCAACATGACAGCCTACCCATATCAACATGAAAGCAGCAATTACATCCACATAGGTAAGTGATTTctagacatattttaataaactctGACCATGGTAATATCAGTAACATACAAAATACATGGGTTTCTACTTCCGTTGATTGTCCCACTTTAACAGCTGAAATCTATGACTACAGGTCTGGACACGACACTCCTGAAATTGGGGACAAACATGAAgattaatctttattttaaaggcCAGGATAAACATTGTGACATCACATGCCTCGTGAGAAACACTCTTTAAATTTACGTCTTGTTAATGGGCATCCTTTCAGAGTCTGATTTCCTTTGTTGCATAGTTAAACTAACCCTTCCCACAGGTCTTCAGCAGAGGCCAGTTGGTCCAGTATAAACGACACAGGAGAGAAAGTCAGTCACTGATCACCATGATACTTCCAATTACCAAAGAAATGCTGCCATCCTTTCGCCTCGTTGCCTACTTCCATCCAACTCCCCAGGAAGTGGTATCTGACTCTGTTTGGGTGGACGTGGAAGACACCTGCATGGGATCGGTGAGAGAAATGTTACATTGCAAGTAAAGTCCAGGATTTAACAAATCACGGCtctaatggggtttttttctctttcttttttagttgACGTTAAGCTCAAACAAGAAATCATACTTGCCTCGAGAAAAAGGCATGCTTGAGCTTAAAATCACAGGAGATCCAGGGGCAAAAGTGGGTCTGGTTGCAGTCGACAAAGGGGTCTATATTCTAAACAATAAGTACCGTCTGACACAGAAAAAggcaatttttaatttttcttttcttttccaagtTTAACATGTTAGATTTCTGTCCtatgctttgaaaaaaaaagaagaaaatgacattCAAAGTGATTCGATAAGTTTGTATAGACACAGtatttcccaaccctggtcctcaaggcacactgccctgcatgttttatacGTTTCCCTCCTTTAATGCACCTGATTCAGATCATTGCAGCTCAGCAAacgtcatcaattgaaatcagccgGGCTGAAGCAAGGACACGCATAAAACATGTGTTTTCAGGACCATAGTTGGGAAACACTTTTATCATCACAATACCATTCAAATTTGAAAATTTACCACAAACGGTTTCAAATCCATAGCAATTTCCCACATTGAAATACATCTGTTCCACATGATGATCATGTAGAGATGATTAATTTTTAACttcacatggaaaaaaaacaagcaaaaaaaatttatatgtatatatatatatgagtaGTTATATATAACTACTCACAAAAAGATATGGAAATTTAACTTTCAAATGGAATTTATGGAAAATGTAAAGTTCATGTTACAATGATATATTATGAAAGTAGAAGCGTGGAATACAGATTTTTCTCTGCTGACAATGATAGGCCAACTCGTCTCCTatgcaacacatttattttgcaaacactgcaaaaaactgccacaaaaaaacagcacattACAGAAGCTACTCGGTGTGTTTCCTGTACATTGCTCCATAAAGTACTAACCAGGTTCTTCCGTTTTACAATAATATTAACACAACACACTTGTACTGTAAAATCCAATAATGAAACAGTTGAGCTTAAATCAGTTCCTATTATAACCAATTACATACTTTTACAGAAGACAATCCAAAATGTTCGACTTCACAACAAATCAACTGCTTTGTGAAGTATCTAAAACAGGGTCACAACTTGGTGTTCCCACAAAACATTGATCCTGaacacactttaaaatgtttttttcaaaatttatagGAGAAGCTGGTTTGTTTAAGAAAAGGGCATCATCACTAGACTAACAGCCAAACATGTTGTGAAATCATTAAgagtaaagattttaaatatttgaataacCTCTCCTTTGCTCAGATTTGGGATGTGGTTGAGCAGTATGACACAGGCTGCAGTCCAGGTGGTGGGAACAATAGCAGGAATGTGTTCAATGATGCTGGGCTGTTATTTAAGACCAACACAGCTTTTGAGACACCCTACAGAACAGGTAAGTCCTGATCCTAAGGTGTTAGAGTACAAACTAAAAACCTAACCTGGCAACTTATTAGACTTATTTTGTTCCTCAGTCTATATGtactcatgtttttattttttactacaGACTCAGACTTTATATAACTGTTTCTCTCATAGATGAAGCACTTAAAGGAGCTTCTAACAACataacatctgaaaaaaaaacatttattttttaaaagcagtgttTCAACTGTTAAAATGAGaaagtagattttttaaaacaatgtactgaaaataatttacaagCAACTTGTTTAAAACAACTGTGCTTAGACATACAGTAAGTTAGATAAATCAGGCCCATAACAAGATGTAGTTTTAAAGATGCCTTATTACTAACtcctttaaaatatattcatacacTATGGAGAAtagttttgtcctttttttgtttaacagcaaattttttcttgcaattacagatttaaaatgtgaGTCTCATCACCGGCAGAAACGAGCTGCCTCCATTTCAGAAGTCATAAGCAAATTGGGTAAGTTGTAGCTATTATTCCCTCCTCATTTTAGGTCAGTTGAAATTATGCTCTGCAGATGTTGCTTTTGGTTTAAAACAACAGACAAACGgaagaaaaaagtataaaattttGAAACTACACAGATAATGGCAACAAGTTCCTCATCAAATGTGTAGACTTGAAGACTTGAGGACAGGATTGCTCATGGTGCTTCTGCCATGCCTGTAAGGTCCATCCTCCCATCAAGACCATACCGATGTGTGGTGATGTTAGGCAAGAGAGAGTGGGAGGCCCAATGGGGGCAGCTCCACAACTGGTCCCCTCTTGTCCAGGAACAAGGGACTCACAACAGAGTGGCTGCCGCGCTGGGTGAGGGTAGCAGTCCTTCTGACAAAAGCTTAAGGCACGGAGACTTGCGGAACCAGCCAGGATTGTAGGCACCATGCGAGCCCCAGCAGAGCAGCCAGTCTCCAAACCCCAAACCTCCAATGTCTACCTGGGCAAAATCTAAGTTCCTCAACCCAACcacatccatacatacatacctATCTACCTATCTAACTGTCTGCCTATCGAAAGATGAATCAATCGCTTAAAATTTCAAGTAAtcttttgctcattttattcTCCATCTACATCTTTTGTAAATGGAGTGTGTTCAGGATCAATGTTTGGTAGGAACACTAAGATGTAAGGATACCTTTTAAAAGATATCTGTCCctttttcttcaataaacaaacttcttgtttgaattaaaactaTTACAATTTTAAACTTGCCAATGGTTTGAATAGTTTTGGATTTCACTTTACGCAATATCTTATCTATGATGATATAAAGCATTAGAGTGTCTGATTTAGTTTCTATTTGGGATGATGGATCAGATGGTTAACTAGAGAAGAAATGAGAGTCAATGAGTCagttttttgtctcatttgtgAACATTAAAGTCTGACCTGAAGAACAGTCTGTATTTTAAATGATGGTGCCCATCAGGTTGACCATGACACAGAGATTGTCCTGGGATCATGAAAGACACAAAGCATTCTTTGTGTATTGTTGtgtttcattgtttcattttggaAATTTTATTATGTTGTCTCCATATTTTCTTCTCATTAAATCTCACTTTCCCAACAGCAAACACATATAATGCAACTGAAAAGTTGAAAAGAGAGTGCTGTCTGGATGGTATGAAGGACATCCCTGTTGCATACACATGTGAGAGGCGGAGCAATTACATTTCGGACGGCCCAGATTGTGTTGCAGCTTTCTTGCACTGTTGTAATGAGATGCAAAAAGAGCAAGCTAAGCGAAGAGAAGAAATACTTCATTTGGCCCGTAGTAAGTGGGAAAGGGTTTAGGtggttttgttttagtcatAACATTGTTATGTCATCCCCACAGCTGCTCAATAACCGTTTTACCAGtgcttatttttgtgtttaggtGAGGTGGATGATTATCACATGAGCAACATAATAACAACACGAAGCAAATTCCCTGAAAGCTGGCTTTGGTATGATATCACATTACCTGGATGCCCTCGGGACGATCCAGACTGGTGAGAGTAGCACCAAAGAAATGTACGCAAGAACAGAAAGTTCCACATTTATTAAAGGGATTTATGGTTTCTTTATGCCAGTGTCAGCACAACCTTTCgaaaaaaatatgcattgcCTGACTCTATCACCACATGGCAACTGACTGGAATTAGTTTGTCAAACACTCATGGTGAGTACTTAAGCtgtgtgctgtttttttatcaatatatatatttctcccttttgctttcttttttcacaaccttagctcatttaaatatttattttatatgactGAACTGCCTTTTATCTATTTCAGTACCTTGTTTGTTTCATCCAGGTTCATTATTAACAAAACAAGCCAAATTGTAGATGTTTCATTCTTGTCACTGGATGCTGTAAATCtccacatttaatttttccttGCTTTACTTGGCTTTGGAtcagtttgaatattttaatattaatttcagtGTGCATGTTGGTCTGTGGAATAATTCTGTGGTCAGTATAGAACCAAATTCAGGTTTGAGCCTTAAAAAGTTTAGTTACAAATTTGTTTTCCAAGGAATTGTAAAATCCTCCACATGTTCGGCACTTGAGGCTTagaaaaaacctttttgaattataatgacacaaaaaagggatagaaaaaaatggtaaaaagaaaaaccatgtAGGCAATGCTAATACATTAACACACATAGCTGGAATCTACTAAAGCTTTAAAAGTTGTTAAGGTTTACCACTTAAAGCAATCGTATGTAACTTTTGTTACATGCTATTGCATTTTTatatgttgtgacagtaaagtatgagacagaaaatctggaaaaaaaatgcactcCTCTGCCAAATACGCTGTAATGTCAGAAACAGCTAATTAGTGCCATGAGGAGGGTCTTaccgctgtcaatcaccctagTAACcctcccccttgctctctgATATGCTACCGCTGGCTCACCTCAACAGAGCCTGACTggtcaggctagttagcatggccactgacgacggcggataaacagttttcctgtaattaCAAGTTGTTTCTTCACTATTGGCACATTAAGCAGCAAATACACAATCGTGATTGAAAGCTCTAAGAGACTCCTCCTGGCTTCTGGTTGTTTCTGGCCAGGAgcagtgcatttctgcagatggctgtAGGATCATTGGGAGGAAGAGaagcttgatttttattttttattattcacagattatctgtctcatactatacTGTCACGACATTAGGAGatatgtaataaatatgaaaaaaaaacatagtcgttattaaagttacataatgaagctttaactaaatatttttttcatgtgcTAAATTAATTCTTCAATATACAGGTTGCTGTACATTTTTCCAttcatatattgtttttatcatgttttccCAATTTGTcctctcttctgtttttaagGTATCTGTGTGGCAGAGCCATTAGAGGTCATTGTTGAAAAAACTTTCTTCATTGACCTCAGGCTACCGTACTCTGCTGTCCATGGAGAACAACTTGAAGTTAAAGTAATTTTACATAACTACAATGACGAACCCGTCAGTGTGAGTCTGTCTGGAACTTTACAGCCTGAGCACCTCTATTTTAGTCAGTGCTACAAGGGACACAGTGAAAAGATGTACAAACTGAGCATCAAATATGTCATCAAAATATCTATTTGACAGgataattttagtttatttcaaaaattatttacagtatATGAGCAACAAAACCATTGCAAATGCAATATACTAGACTGAAAAcagcattacatttttgttaattttgttaaTAACCTATTTGCTGATGCCTCTCACTTATCATTGGCTTCTTGTTGTCTCGTTTAAGGTACGTGTGGACCTCCTTGAAGAAAAAGATGTGTGTAGCGCAGCCTTTAAGCGGCGAAGGTTTCAGCAGATGGTTAGAGTCGGGGCCCAAACTACACGTGCTGTACCATTCATTATTATTCCAATGAAGGAAGGGGAAGTCAAAATTACGGTTAAAGCAGCTATTACAGATTCAGAGACTGGCCTCTCAGATGGAATTGAGAGAAAATTACGGGTTGTGGTAAGTGTGAAAGACTAATGTGGTTTCTGAGTTTAGGATGCCATATTAGAActgtttttctcaaattttgAAGATGTTCTGTCTCTTaatagttttgctttttattcacaTTGTTGTTTGGACTACTTTACTATTTTTGCAGCCTAGAGGTGTATTGAAAAAATCCATTAGAAATGTACTACTTGCCCCTGCCGAGAAAGGTGTTAGTAAGTGTGCCCTCAAAATGAAAGCCATTTAAGAAATCTACCAATTTCCTctaattgaatacatttttgttttgttaggtGGTAGACAAGACGAAACTATAAATAGTGAGATTCCTCAAACAGAGTTTGTTCCAAACACACCTTTGAATACACACATCTTTGTCACAGGTAAGACGCAgtaaacagggaaaaaaatacaaagaaagttaCACAGTATTTGAAATCAATATTTAAGCACAAAGTGATCCACATGGGATGATAACAGTATTTTTACAATGAAAtattagcaaaacatttttattattggtTTACCTGCAAAGCTCATACTCCACCTTTGTCTGAGCCACCTGCAGTGGGTGCTTAAAGCTTTTAGGAGGTCTGGTCagcttagttttgttttatttctaaataatctAAGAATGTTTGTGCACCTCTCCTGCTCACAAAGGACGGGAACAGATGAGTTCACTATTGGAGAATGCTATTAGTGGAAAATCCATGGGAACACTGATCAGAGCACCGGGAGGCTGTGGAGAGCAGAACATGATCTCCATGACCCTGCCGGTCATTGCTACATTATATCTGGACAAAACCAACCAATGGGAAGATGTGGGCTTTCAGAAACGAGCGGAAGCTCTCCAACACATCAACACCGGTACGCTCAtgctaattatttatttctgaaaacatcAGAATGAAGAAATATACAGACATTTACAGAGCCTTCACTTACCCACTAAGAGTGACTTTGTATTACTTATCCTTTGTTAGATTTATGAAGATTTAATACCTGCCAtcaaatgttaaacatttttgtttcatgcaggttacaaaaatgaatttgcttaCCGTAAAAATGATGGCGGATTTGCTGTATTTCCTGATCGCCCAAGTGGCACTTGGTAAGGAACCTGTTTTTATAACTCACAAATGTTTGCACACCACTAAGTTTCGCAACTATTGGTTTTGAACATAAAAGAAACTTGCTGTGTTCTTGACACTATTTAGGTTGACTGCCTATGTTGCCAAGGTCTTTGCTATTGCCCATGGGCTGGTGAAAGTGGACAGCAATGTCATCTGCAAGGCTATTCAATTTCTTATTCTCAAAGCAAAGAACCCTGCTGGAATGTATAAGGAGGTTGGAGATATGAtccattttgaaatgattgtaAGTTTTTTGATTTAGTTAAAGTAGTCCTTAAATCTTTTTTGAAGCGAAAACCTGAGAAATCAACCAAAGTAATGCATATCTATATTATGCCTGTACACACATCTGTAGGGTGATGTGGCTGGTAGAGATTCAGATGCCTCCATGACGGCTTTTTGCCTGATTGCCATGCAAGAGTCGCGATCAATATGTTCTGACATTCCAGTAGGTACCTCACCACAATTATTTATAGCACAATATGTGGTATAGTAATCAAGAAACTAAGGCTAAAAGtacaacaacacatttttttctgtcttttttgcaGCATCTGAATTACATTATTTACCAATCAGTAACTTACCTGCAAAGTCGTCTTCCCCAACTAACCAACCCCTATGCTGTTGCTATAACGTCATATGCTTTGGCGAATGAAAATAAGCTGAACAAAGATATTCTCTACCAGTTTGCTGCTCCAGGTAGTGCTGACTAAgcatctgtttattttatgatcATTATTTATCAAGTATGGTGTAATGACAAAACTTTGGCTTTTTTGGGCTATTTCTTTCATAGACAAATCCCACTGGCCTTCATCCACAACCCATGAAAACACATTGGAAGCGACTGCGTATGCTCTTCTTGCCCTTGTCAACAACAGGGTGAGCACATCTTTAGAAAGACATACGCCAGAGTGTTTGCAGAAAAGTTATGACCGACGTGACTCGTGAGAAAACTCTCAGGAGAGGGGTTtatgaaacaggaaacagtgAAGATGTCTTGGTCCAGCAGGTTTCTTTATTAGGGAGTGGAATAACTGCAAGGGAATAGCGAAAGGGGAGCAAAGTCAATTATATTAATGAATATTGCAGATTAGTGGGTGAtattgaatagaatagaatagaatagaattcaactttattgtcattgcactgtcacaagtacaagcaacgagatgtagtttgcatctatccagaagtgctctacgagatataaatatttatttacagatgtacaagactatgtatgtatggactataaggggttatagcaaagagatatactgtagatattgtgtataaatataaatatgggagctatatgcacagattatacaaaTTATACacaatatacaagaatgttagggaatggattatagataaataatggcagataaaatttacaggttgtatgtgtgtgtgaagaaaacagtccgtgatgtgtgtgtgtgtgaggatagtccatgtgttgttgtatgagaggataggggagtacagtccttatagtttatgttttatgtcaggaggcgttcaaaagggtgacagctgtgggaaagaagctgttccggtgcctggtggttctggtccgtaggcttctgtaacgcctcccagagggcaggatgGCTGAAGAGTAGCGTTTTAAGCCAGGGAAGAGTGTGCAGGGTGCTGCTCCATGCGGTGTTGCATATGGGAGAGCGATGGAGGCTGAACAGATTAAGTTGAAGGATTTGAGGAAGTGATGAGCCTTGAAGGTGCCAGTCGTGGAGGAAGTAGTAGTGGTAGAGGTTACTGCACAAGGAGGCTTGAATAGTGAATCATGGAGAGGTCACAGAAGATTGAAACCGGGAGTGAGCTCTGGAGTTGTAACGCTTGGTTTGTGTTGAATGGAGAAGAGGAGGCGGCAGACTCTTTAGGAcagtcaaaaactcacaaccacactggtacaCTAGATTACAGTGTTTGTCCTTTAGTCAACACACTCTTCACCAACGTTACAACGCCCGGTTGAACAACTGATATATtatcaaacatgaaaataagCAGAGTATACATAGAACATACATAGAATATAAAagaatgaatataaaaaaatatatataaatgcattataaatacattatattatatacataaaatataaaagaaacgTAGAATCCATAACAAAATTAAAGCTAAAAGGTTACATTACTACCCTTATTTCTTTAAAGGTGGACAattgaagttttttatttattggttagtaattttgtgtgtggggCCTGGGGGTGATAAACTTGAGTTGCTAATACTATTTGCTTATCATGTTCCTGTGTGACCCTAGAGCTTTAGTTTGTTTATTACTGAGGCCGTTGCTCATTCGGTTATGTAGTGGTTGTAATATGCATTACAGTAAAATAGAATTAAGCTGTCAAAAGACaccgatttttttttccatttttaaaaacattaatggcttttgtcttttattcaaaGTCCTTTACAGAGGCAAAACCTATCGTAAGATGGCTCAGCCAACAGCAAAAGTCTGAAGGAGGCTATGGATCAACGCAGGTAACACTGAAGTTTTCTACATTCAACATAAAAATCTGGTTTGTTAGCATGGTGGTCATCTGTTGGTAACATGGTCCTGGTTCTCCATGTCACTGTCTGCAGGCTACCATTATGGTATACCAGGCTGTAGCAGAGTACTGGGCAAACGCTGAAGAATCTAAATATGATCTGAATGTGGACATTTCCTTACCAGGCAGGTCAAATCTTCTTAAGTATCATTTCCTCAAGGAAAGTCACTATTCAACAAAATCCGACAAGGTAggaatatattcatattttcaagtttatgtttgtgtatCACAGAGCTGGGGAGAAATCTTGGCCCATTCCTTTTGACAACAttgtttcagttcattttgttttacaaacataTGTTTATGCACAACTGATTTGCTCCTTTTCTATGAGATTATGTCCCTtctatgatttttaaaatatctaacaGTGTTTGGATTTCTTGGTGTTTAGTAAATGAACGGTTTATGTATCACCTGAAAATGGCACCTTGACTCAATTAATTTGCTTGTTACATGGAATAAGCAAGAAGTGCAGCAGTAAACAGTCACTCAATTAATTGTGCTTCAGCAGCTAAAACCAAATCTTCAATTATGACATGTATTTCAGTCTAAAGCCGTTGCTTTCTAAATGTGTTAATGCTTACCAGCATT carries:
- the LOC102235154 gene encoding complement C3-like isoform X1, with product MGSMMGISALQLLLVAFSCLTSQSSAFPLKVLSAPNLLRVGATENIFVEIQDCESEAEVPVEIAAWSFPTKAKKLASTPVRLTKKGNFQGLGRITIPADEFEIDSKRKQYVYLQADFGDHLLERVVLVSFEPGYIFIQTDKTIYTPNSNVNYRLFAIRPGMEPVERASQSEADALINIQIVTPDGAILQSTFFVMNSQIHSGMYQLGELVSPGIWKVIAKFSTSTQSFVSEFEVKEYVLPSFEVEVKPLQPCFYVDSKELKFNIEATYTFGKKVDGSAYVVFGVMHENQKKSISDSLQRIPITEGQGEAKITRENINTIKDVNSLVGETIFIKASVLTENGGELVEVELGGIKIVTSPYTISFKKTPRYFKPGVSFDVTIEVLNPDESPAKGVAVVVDPGSVSGLTGASGLARLTINTVASSDPLLITARTNVPQIPYERQASVNMTAYPYQHESSNYIHIGLDTTLLKLGTNMKINLYFKGQDKHCDITCLVFSRGQLVQYKRHRRESQSLITMILPITKEMLPSFRLVAYFHPTPQEVVSDSVWVDVEDTCMGSLTLSSNKKSYLPREKGMLELKITGDPGAKVGLVAVDKGVYILNNKYRLTQKKIWDVVEQYDTGCSPGGGNNSRNVFNDAGLLFKTNTAFETPYRTDLKCESHHRQKRAASISEVISKLANTYNATEKLKRECCLDGMKDIPVAYTCERRSNYISDGPDCVAAFLHCCNEMQKEQAKRREEILHLARSEVDDYHMSNIITTRSKFPESWLWYDITLPGCPRDDPDCVSTTFRKKYALPDSITTWQLTGISLSNTHGICVAEPLEVIVEKTFFIDLRLPYSAVHGEQLEVKVILHNYNDEPVSVRVDLLEEKDVCSAAFKRRRFQQMVRVGAQTTRAVPFIIIPMKEGEVKITVKAAITDSETGLSDGIERKLRVVPRGVLKKSIRNVLLAPAEKGVSGRQDETINSEIPQTEFVPNTPLNTHIFVTGREQMSSLLENAISGKSMGTLIRAPGGCGEQNMISMTLPVIATLYLDKTNQWEDVGFQKRAEALQHINTGYKNEFAYRKNDGGFAVFPDRPSGTWLTAYVAKVFAIAHGLVKVDSNVICKAIQFLILKAKNPAGMYKEVGDMIHFEMIGDVAGRDSDASMTAFCLIAMQESRSICSDIPHLNYIIYQSVTYLQSRLPQLTNPYAVAITSYALANENKLNKDILYQFAAPDKSHWPSSTTHENTLEATAYALLALVNNRSFTEAKPIVRWLSQQQKSEGGYGSTQATIMVYQAVAEYWANAEESKYDLNVDISLPGRSNLLKYHFLKESHYSTKSDKFTGVNKDVNITATGTGEATLKMVSFYYAIPKEEANDCTKFNLTVELAAESNNDEQSTYKLTLTYFFKSRERSATMSILDIGLPTGFSFDKEDLDKMSKGPSRLFSKYEFDKLLSDKGSLIIYLDRVSNKQPEMISFRIHQEIKVGVLQPAAVSLYEYYDRKPCKKFYRPGRESGELLRLCQGHVCTCAEENCSMQRKEKINNHERTEKACEVSSTHKIDFVYKARVEGFADSWSTDIFTVRIVEVIKQGTDKKSEGNLRKFLSYHHCRDALDLIVGQTYLIMGSSRDIHIDDQNQQFQYVLGENTWIEYWPSAEECQMGKHQSTCSGLNTLVQQLQTSRCRMK